One part of the Phoenix dactylifera cultivar Barhee BC4 chromosome 4, palm_55x_up_171113_PBpolish2nd_filt_p, whole genome shotgun sequence genome encodes these proteins:
- the LOC103715832 gene encoding uncharacterized protein LOC103715832 yields MEEDRGSPAFMGSSSFQEAVAEDAGDRLAAAVESPEKISAAPELDYEVEDDDDDTSEDFEFAFVIKDPNSSSAITADEIFSNGQIRPVYPVFNRDLLLADGGGCGRGGGPVGEKSVRLPLRTLLIEERNASSSSSSSEMEELDGIPPETYCVWTPGSVPPSPPRCKKSSSTGSSFRWRIRDLVGRSRSDGKEKFVFLAAEERNPGRSSEKKKKVEAAAEEGEKKVEERRGAKKGGKATEVDMVTAHRIYYGSRSGGGQTAKGGRRSFLPYKPDLVGFFANVNGLSRTHHPY; encoded by the coding sequence ATGGAAGAGGATAGAGGAAGCCCGGCGTTTATGGGTTCCTCCAGCTTTCAAGAGGCGGTGGCGGAGGACGCCGGCGATCGACTCGCTGCCGCCGTCGAGTCCCCCGAGAAGATATCCGCCGCCCCGGAGCTTGACTACGAAGTGGAGGATGACGATGACGATACGAGCGAGGACTTCGAATTCGCCTTCGTAATCAAAGATCCGAATTCCAGCTCGGCGATCACCGCCGACGAGATCTTCTCCAACGGCCAGATTCGCCCCGTGTACCCTGTCTTCAACCGGGATTTGCTCCTTGCCGACGGCGGCGGCTGCGGCCGCGGCGGCGGGCCTGTGGGAGAGAAGTCGGTGCGGCTGCCGTTGAGGACGCTGTTGATCGAGGAGAGGAacgcgtcgtcgtcgtcgtcgtcctcGGAAATGGAAGAGCTGGATGGAATCCCACCGGAGACGTACTGCGTGTGGACGCCAGGGTCGGtgccgccgtcgccgccgcgGTGCAAGAAGAGCAGCTCCACCGGGTCATCCTTCCGGTGGCGGATCCGGGACCTCGTCGGGCGGAGCCGCAGCGACGGGAAGGAGAAGTTCGTATTCCTTGCGGCGGAGGAGAGAAACCCTGGCCGGAGctccgagaagaagaagaaggtcgaggcggcggcggaggagggggaGAAGAAGGTGGAGGAGAGAAGAGGGGCGAAGAAGGGAGGTAAGGCGACCGAGGTGGATATGGTCACCGCCCACCGGATCTACTACGGGAGTAGGAGCGGCGGCGGGCAAACGGCGAAGGGCGGGCGGCGTTCGTTCCTCCCGTACAAGCCGGACCTCGTTGGTTTCTTCGCCAATGTGAACGGGCTTAGCCGGACCCACCACCCCTactga